A window from Musa acuminata AAA Group cultivar baxijiao chromosome BXJ3-10, Cavendish_Baxijiao_AAA, whole genome shotgun sequence encodes these proteins:
- the LOC135651041 gene encoding sm-like protein LSM7, with protein MSSRKETVLDLAKFIDKGVQVKLTGGRQVTGTLKGYDQLLNLVLDEATEFLRDPDDPLKTTDQTRHLGLIICRGTAVMLVSPTDGTDEIANPFVQPDGA; from the exons ATG TCAAGCAGGAAGGAAACAGTTTTGGATTTGGCAAAGTTCATTGACAAGGGTGTCCAGGTCAAGCTAACCGGGGGAAGACAAG TGACAGGAACTTTAAAAGGTTATGATCAGCTGCTAAACTTGGTGCTTGATGAAGCGACAGAGTTTCTGAGAG ATCCTGATGATCCATTGAAGACTACTGATCAAACCAGGCATCTTGGCCTAATA ATATGCAGAGGAACAGCAGTAATGCTGGTGTCACCGACAGATGGTACAGATGAAATTGCTAACCCTTTTGTCCAGCCAGATGGAGCCTAA
- the LOC135651066 gene encoding uncharacterized protein LOC135651066 codes for MAAHYKQATLGHNNTLKTEFLSRYHLNPSDEVTWMKLLPRKATPPEVTELDWAMLGRGVRQPGLTSAAGVGSSKFLKEMSLHDVRLDPKSVHGRAQQTNLEYLLLLNVDRLVWSFRKLAGLPTPGRPYGGWEEPTGQLRGHFVGHFMSATALMWAATKNETIRERMNAVVEALDECQRKIGTGYLSAFPTSEFDIYEEVRYVWAPYYTIHKIMNGLVDQYVNANNVKALKMAVWMAKYFGNRVANNIKKRSIAWHWAAMNEETGGMNDVLYRLYTITRNKKHLVLAHLFDKPCFLGPLAVQADLLSGLHGNTHIPIVIGAQRRYEITGDILYKEIGMTFMDIVNSSHGYATGGTTVDEHWKEPKRLASYLQTNTEESCTTYNLLKVSRNLFRWTKEMAYADHYERALTNGVLSIQRGTEPGIMMYFLPMNPGGSKAVSAQGGWGTPTASFWCCYGTAIESFSKLGDSIYFEEEGDTPTLYIIQFISSTVNWLSGELVLQQKAQQVSSLDRYFRVQYTVSTTNKVVSKNSTLNIRIPVWTYNHDAVATINGHTVAVPPPGNVLSVNKSWSRKDQLTLSLPIGLRTEAIQDDRPQFSSLKALLFGPYLLVGLSCGTWDLRPQQANHRLSDWILPVPHDHRTRLVSLTQETSDATLFLSNLNASTYDKKRMLTMEASPQLGTNAAAQATFRLVFGNQKASRFPSRKSIIGKIIMLEPFDLPGKVVQHQGPGKRLVVAVTSRNSNTRKASKFLVVEGLDGNSNTISLESASMPGCFVHHDRSSSNGVRLLCQAKKAGRRGAALGRLASFTLREGLSKYHPISFTARGTRRSFLFQPLLGLRDETYTTYFNIII; via the exons ATGGCCGCACACTACAAACAGGCCACCCTCGGCCATAACAACACCTTGAAGACGGAGTTCCTCTCTCGCTACCATCTGAATCCGAGCGACGAGGTGACGTGGATGAAGTTGCTCCCGCGGAAGGCTACGCCGCCGGAGGTCACTGAGCTCGACTGGGCCATGCTGGGCCGAGGCGTGAGGCAGCCCGGGCTGACCTCGGCGGCCGGCGTAGGCAGCAGCAAGTTCTTGAAAGAGATGTCTCTTCATGATGTGCGTCTCGATCCAAAGTCCGTTCACGGCAGAGCCCAGCAGACGAATCTGGAGTACCTGCTGCTCCTCAATGTGGACCGGCTAGTTTGGAGCTTCCGTAAGTTGGCCGGCCTACCGACACCCGGCAGACCTTATGGAGGATGGGAGGAACCTACCGGGCAGCTCCGGGGTCACTTTGTTG GGCATTTCATGAGTGCAACCGCGTTAATGTGGGCAGCAACTAAGAACGAGACAATACGTGAGAGAATGAACGCAGTAGTTGAGGCACTTGATGAGTGCCAAAGGAAGATAGGAACTGGGTATCTTTCAGCTTTCCCTACGTCGGAGTTTGACATCTATGAAGAAGTGCGATACGTATGGGCTCCCTACTACACGATCCATAAG ATCATGAATGGACTGGTGGATCAGTACGTGAATGCCAACAACGTTAAAGCACTAAAAATGGCGGTCTGGATGGCTAAATACTTTGGCAACCGTGTGGCAAACAATATCAAGAAGCGTTCTATTGCCTGGCACTGGGCAGCCATGAACGAGGAAACTGGTGGCATGAATGATGTCCTCTACAGGCTATACACAATCACG agaaataagaaacatttggtgctGGCACATCTTTTTGATAAACCATGTTTCCTCGGACCACTTGCAGTGCAG GCCGATCTCCTTTCCGGACTACATGGTAATACACACATTCCAATAGTGATTGGGGCTCAGAGGCGATATGAAATAACCGGAGATATACTCTATAAG GAAATTGGAATGAcatttatggatatcgtcaactCCTCCCACGGATATGCGACGGGTGGAACGACTGTTGATGAGCATTG GAAAGAACCGAAACGTTTAGCGAGTTACTTGCAGACGAACACTGAAGAATCTTGCACGACCTATAACCTGTTAAAG GTCTCACGCAACCTGTTCAGATGGACAAAGGAAATGGCATATGCAGATCACTATGAACGTGCACTAACTAATGGAGTCTTAAGCATTCAACGAGGAACGGAGCCAGgaatcatgatgtattttctccctATGAACCCTGGAGGTTCAAAAGCAGTGAGTGCTCAAGGTGGCTGGGGAACCCCTACTGCATCATTCTGGTGTTGCTATGGAACAG CTATTGAGTCATTCTCGAAGCTTGGTGATTCCATCTACTTCGAGGAAGAGGGTGATACTCCAACGTTATATATCATTCAGTTTATCTCCAGCACCGTTAATTGGCTTTCAGGAGAACTGGTCCTACAGCAGAAAGCACAGCAAGTTTCTTCACTTGATCGCTACTTCCGAGTTCAGTATACGGTTTCTACGACAAACAAG GTGGTATCTAAAAATTCCACGCTGAACATTCGGATACCGGTTTGGACTTATAATCATGATGCAGTAGCTACGATAAATGGACACACAGTAGCAGTACCTCCTCCAG GAAATGTTCTATCCGTCAACAAGAGCTGGAGCAGAAAAGACCAGTTGACCTTGTCATTGCCAATTGGGTTGAGAACAGAAGCCATTCAAG ATGATCGTCCCCAGTTCTCATCACTCAAGGCATTGCTGTTTGGACCATACCTTCTTGTTGGGCTCAGCTGTGGCACATGGGATTTGAGACCCCAACAAGCCAACCATAGGCTCTCAGATTGGATATTGCCTGTTCCACATGACCATAGAACAAGGCTTGTATCTCTTACCCAGGAGACTTCCGATGCTACTTTGTTCCTTTCGAATCTAAATGCCTCCACCTACGACAAGAAGCGCATGCTCACCATGGAAGCATCACCGCAACTTGGAACAAACGCAGCTGCCCAAGCCACATTTAGACTTGTTTTCGGGAACCAGAAAGCATCACGATTCCCTTCCCGGAAGAGCATCATCGGCAAAATCATCATGCTTGAACCATTCGATCTCCCAGGAAAAGTAGTGCAGCACCAAGGGCCCGGCAAGAGGCTCGTCGTTGCCGTTACGTCGAGGAATTCTAACACTAGAAAGGCATCAAAGTTTCTGGTGGTTGAAGGATTGGATGGGAATTCGAACACTATCTCGCTGGAGTCGGCGAGCATGCCTGGTTGTTTTGTACATCACGATCGCTCTTCGAGCAATGGTGTTAGGCTTCTTTGCCAAGCTAAGAAAGCCGGTCGCCGCGGTGCTGCGCTCGGGAGATTGGCAAGCTTTACTCTCAGGGAAGGTCTGAGTAAGTATCACCCTATCAGCTTCACGGCAAGGGGAACCAGAAGAAGCTTTCTGTTCCAGCCATTGCTGGGCCTTAGAGATGAAACGTACACGACCTACTTCAACATTATAATTTGA